CGAACGACCAAGCCCGTCACCTTCCGAACGCTGACTTACCAACTCGGCTTGCTGCTGGCGATGGAAGCGACCCGGGATCTGGGCACACAAGCTGTGACCGTGCACACGCCTTTGGAACGCCACCAGGGCCGCGTGTTGGCCGAACCGGTTGCCGTGGTGCCGATCCTCAGGGCGGGGTTGGCGTTGCTGGCTCCGTTCACGGACCTGTTTCCGGACGTCAGCGTGGGCTATCTCGGCCTGGAGCGGGACGAAGCCTCGGCCCTGGCCCGGCGTTATTACGCCAAACTGCCGCCTTTGCGAGACCGGCGCGTCTTCGTGCTCGATCCGATGCTGGCCACGGGCGGGTCAGCGCTCAAAGCGATCGAGGGTATCCTGGGAC
This window of the Verrucomicrobiota bacterium genome carries:
- the upp gene encoding uracil phosphoribosyltransferase codes for the protein MLHVLNHPLGEHIVTHLRDRTTKPVTFRTLTYQLGLLLAMEATRDLGTQAVTVHTPLERHQGRVLAEPVAVVPILRAGLALLAPFTDLFPDVSVGYLGLERDEASALARRYYAKLPPLRDRRVFVLDPMLATGGSALKAIEGILGHGAREVRLVCVVCAPEGVRAVETRYAGIQVFTAALDRELNLQKYILPGLGDFGDRLYGT